The Candidatus Dormiibacterota bacterium genome segment GAAATTCCGTATCAGGTCTACAAGGGGCGCATCGTCGAAGCGATCGCCGAGGCGCACTCCGAGAAGCGCATCCAGGGCATCGCGCGCTTGGACGACGAGTCGAACCGTAAGGGCATGCGCGTCGTCGTCGAACTGCAGAAGAGTGCGACACCCAAAGTCGTGCTCAATCAGCTTTTCAAGCACACGCCGCTGCAATCGAGTTTCGGTTTCAATATGCTGGCGCTGGTGCCGGTGGGCGAACCGCGTGCCAACGGGACGGTCGCGCTCGAGCCGCGGGTGCTCTCGCTCAAGCAACTGCTCGAGTTCTTTATCGGGCATCGCAAAGACGTTATCACGCGCCGCACGCAGTACGATCTGCGCAAGGCCGAAGAACGCGCGCATCTGCTCGAAGGCTACCGCATCGCCCTCGACAACATCGACGAAGTCATCGAAATCGTTCGTTCGAGCCAGACGACCGACGAAGCCAAGACCCGGCTTTCGGAACGCTTTAGCCTCTCCGATATCCAGGCCCAAGCGATCGTCGATATGCGTCTGCGCACGCTCGTCGGCCTCGAGCGGCAGAAGATCGAAGACGAATACAACGAGTTGATGAAGACGATTGCCGATCTGCACGACATTCTGGGTAACGAGCGCCGCGTCGCGCAGATCATCAAGGGCGAAACGCTCGAAATCAAAAAGCGCTACGGCGACGACCGCCGCACCGACGTGCAGCCCGCCGAGAACGAAATCTCGATGGAGCAGTTGATCCCGAACACCGACGTCGTCGTGACGTACACGGTGGGCGGATACATCAAGCGCGTATCGGTCGATACGTTCCGCACGCAGAATCGCGGCGGACGCGGCGTCACCGGCATCTCCAACCTCAAGCGCGAAGATGTCGTACGCAATTTCTTCACCACCAAGACGCACGATCACGTGCTCTTCTTTACGAACAAGGGACGCGTCTATCGCTTGCGCGGATACGAGATTCCCGATACCACGCGTCAAGCGCGCGGCACGGCGCTCGTCAATCTGCTCACGCTGCCTCCGGGCGAGCACGTCACCGCGGTCTTCCCGATCGACAAGTTCGAAGGCGAGAAGAACCTGGTGATGGTGACCGAGCAGGGCGTCATCAAGAAGACGCGACTCGACGAGTTTGCCAACGTCCGGCGTAACGGCCTCAACGCCATCAACCTCGATGAGAAAGACGACCTATTGGCCGTCGATCTCTCCGATGGGTCGCGCGATATCATTCTGGGCACGCGCCTTGGAATGGCGGTTCACTTCAACGAAAAGAACGTCCGCGCGATGGGCCGCAACGCACGCGGCGTCAAGGCGATGACGCTCGAGAACGGCGATACCATCATCGCGATGGATATCGTGGAAGACGAGCGTAAGGAAGTCTTGCTGGTCACCTCCAAGGCGTTCGGTAAACGCACGCCGATCGAAGACTACCGTCACACCTCGCGGGGAGGCAAGGGCGTCAAAGCCTTCGCCAAGGAGCGCGAGGACATCGGTACCGTCGTCGACCAGATCATGGTCGCACCGGACGACCAATTGCTGATGATCACCAGCGGCAATCAGGTGATCCGCCTCAAGGTCGGCGACATCCGTAAGGCCGGTCGCTCCACCAAGGGCGTTCGCTTGCAGCGGCTGGGCGAGGGCGACGAGGTGATCGCCATCACGAATATGGGTAAGCAAGCAGAGCAGATCGAGGACATCACGGGCGAAGAGATCATCCCCCCGGCCGAGTAGCCGGGGGTGCCTCGAAACCCTTGCAAGCGGACCACGGGTTCGAACTACTGGAGGTAAGAAATACCAATTTTATGAGCGCATTGCCAGACGTCACCCAGAGCACGTTCCAAGCCGAAGTACTCCAAAGCAGCCAGCCGGTGCTGGTGGACTTTTGGGCTCCTTGGTGCGGGCCGTGTAAGATGCTTTCCCCGGTCGTCGAAAAAGTCGCCGCCGCCAACACCGGCAAGGCGAAATTCGTCAAGCTGAACACCGACGACAACCCGAGCCTAGCCGGGCAGTATCAGGTCTCCGGGATTCCGTGCCTGATTCTCTTCAAAGACGGCCAACCGGTCGATCGCATCGTCGGGTACGTTCCGGAGAACGCGATCTCTTCGATGCTTTCCAAGCACGTCGCGTAGGAAGCACGCAACGTGCAGGCGCTCCGGGAGTTGCCCGCGGTGCACCGGCTTCTCGACGATCCCGCCATCGCGCCCTACGAGGCTCTCGTAGGGCGCGATGCATTACGCGACGCAATTGAGCGCGAGCTCCGGCGCGCGCGCGGCACCCGCGCCGTGCCCGCATATGCGGAGCTGGTCGCGCAGATCGGCGTTCGCCTCGAAGCGCTGGCCGCGCAGTCGCTGCTGCCGGTCATCAACGGCACCGGCATCATCCTGCACACGAATCTCGGGCGAGCGCCGCTCGCTCGCGAGGCGCTCGACGCGGCGCGCGAAATTGGGAGCGGCTATTCGAACCTGGAGTACGACTTGCTCGAAGGGGCGCGCGGTTCGCGTTACGCTCGCGTAACGAGCCTGCTGCGCGAAGCGAGCGGCGCCGGCGACGCGCTCGTCGTCAATAATTGCGCGGCTGCCGTGCTGCTGATCCTCGATACGTTTGCCAAGGGATTGGAAGTGATCGTATCGCGCAATCAACTCGTCGAGATCGGCGGCGGCTTTCGGCTCCCCGACGTCTTAGAACGCAGCGGCGCGACGCTGGTCGAGGTCGGCGCGACCAACAAGGTGTATCTGCGCGACTTCGAGCGAGCGCTTTCGCCCAAAACGGCGCTGATGATGCGCTCGCATCCCTCCAATTACTCGATCGAAGGCTTCGTCCACGACGTAGATGCCGCCGAACTTGTGGCGCTGGGCGGACGCGTCGGCGTTCCGATTGTGGAAGATCTCGGCGGCGGCGCGCTCGTAGACCTCGGCGAATACGGTTTGCCGCGCGAACGTACGGTGCGCGATGCGGTCGGCGCGGGGGTAGCGTTGGTCGCCTTCTCCGGCGACAAGCTGCTGGGCGGCCCTCAAGCGGGCATCATTGTCGGCGCCGCTCCGGCGGTTGCGCGTTTACGCAGTAATCCGTTGCTGCGCGCGCTACGCGTCGATAAGCTTACGCTGGCGGCACTCGCGGAGACCCTGCGGCTTTACCGATCCCGCGAGTCGCGCGAACGCATCCCGTTTTACGCGATGCTGGGCGCGTCGCTGGATTCGCTGCGCGCTCGGGCCGGCGCTTACGTTGAGAAGATCGCCTCCGCGCAGATCGTGGAGAGCGAAGCCTTCGTGGGCGGCGGAGCGCTCCCGAAGCATGGGTTCCCTTCGATTGCCGTCGCGTTGCCGGTTGCGTCGCCGCAGAGCGTCGCGGCTCGCCTGCGTGGGGGAAAGCCGGCCGTCGTCGCCCGCGTCGACGAGCGCGGCGTCCTCATCGATCTGCGAACGATCGCTCCGGACCAAGATGTACTCGCGATCACCGCCCTGGAAGGTGCGTTACGATGAAATTTCCCGTGTTTGTTGCCGGCGAAGAACGCGCCGGCGACGGAACGATGGCCGTGCACAGCCCCTACGACGGCAAGGCCGTGGGAGAGGTTGCGATTGCCGGTACCCGCGACATGGAGGATGCGATCGCCTCCGCAGTCCTCGCGTTCAACGATTGCCGGCAGCTTCCGCGCTACGAACGTCAGGCGATTCTGCGGCGTATCGCGGCGGCGCTCCACGAACGCTCGGACGCATTGGTGGACCTGATGATTGCCGATTCCGGCAAACCGCGGCGCTTCGCCCGCATCGAAGTGGAGCGCGCGATTTCGACCTTCTCGCTCGCCGCGGACGAAGTGACGCGCGGCGCGGGCGAAGTGCTCCCCTTGGACGTCGCTCCCTCCGGCGTCGGATATACGGCCATCGCTTCCCGTCGCGCCATCGGGCCGATCGGCGCTATCTCGCCATTCAATTTTCCGCTCAACCTCGCCGCGCATAAAATCGCGCCCGCGATTGCGGTGGGGAACCCGATCGTACTTAAGGTTCCTCCACAGGCACCGTTGAGCACGCTCGAACTCGCGCGCATCGTCTACGCTTCGGGTTGGCCAAAGATGGGATTTTCGGCCATGCACGCACCGGTCGAAATCGCCCAAGCGCTGGCGACCGACGAGCGGATCGCGATGCTCTCGTTTACGGGGTCGAGTGCCGTGGGATGGCACCTCAAGAGCGTCTCCGGGCGCAAGCGCGTGGCGCTGGAACTAGGCGGCAACGCGGCCGCGATCGTTTGCGACGATGCGGACATCGCGTGGGCGGCACAGCGTTGCGCGCTCGGTGCGTTCGCGCAAGCCGGACAAGTCTGCATCAAAGTGCAGCGTATCTACGTGTTGCGTAACAAATACGAAGCGTTTCGCGAAGCGCTGCTGCGCGAAACGCGCGCGCTGGCGTTCGGCGATCCGAACGACGAACGAACGATGGTCGGCCCGGTGATCGACGCGCGCTCGGCCGAACGCATCGCCGATTGGGTCGCACAAGCGATCGCCGGGGGAGCCCGCGTGCTCTGCGGCAATACGTGGGAGAGACGCGTGATGGCTCCGACGCTCTTGGAGGATACGCAGCCTTCGATGTGCGTCGAATCCGAAGAGGTGTTCGGCCCGGTCGCCACGCTGCGTCCCGTCGATTCGCTCGACGAAGCGTTCGAACGTACGAACGCCACCCGGTTCGGCTTACAGGCGGGGATCTTTACGCACGACGTGCGTACGATTGCCGCCGCATTCGAACGCCTCGACGTGGGCGGAGTTATCGCTAACGATTATCCCACGCTGCGCATCGACAATTTTCCGTACGGGGGCGTGAAAGAGAGCGGTTTTGGGCGCGAGGGCGTTCGCTACGCCATGGACGAGATGACCGAGATGAAGTCGCTGGTCATCCGTTATCGGTGAAGCACCTCTTCGCACGGCAACCCCTGGCGTGGACGCAGAGCGATCGCGACGGGCCCACCTTACGCCGTTCGTTGGGGTGGCCGGCGCTTACGGCGATTGGGCTGGGAACGATGCTCGGCGGGATTTTTCCCACGATCGGCGCGGGAGCGCATGCGGCGGGTCCGGCCGTCATCCTCGCATACACGCTCTCGGGATTGGTGAGTTTATGCGTAGCGCTCTGCTATGCCGAATTCGCTTCGATGGTTCCGGTCGCCGGGAGCGCCTACACGTACGCGTACGCAACCCTCGGTGAAGCGGTTGCGTGGGTCATCGGTTGGGACTTGATCTTAGAGTACGGGCTTTCGGTTGCCCCGACGGCATCGTCGTGGTCGGATTACGCGCAGCATCTCCTCGCAAATGTCGGCGTCGTGTTGCCGGCGTGGGCGCAGAGCGGCGCCATCGGCTCCGGCCGGATCGACGTGATCGCCGCGCTTACCGTGCTTGCGGTGACGCTCTTGGTGGCTATCGGCATTCGCGAATCGGCGCATTTCAACGGCGCGCTCGTCGTGTTTCAAGTCGTGACGATGGTGGTGTTTCTCGCCGCGGTTCTACCCGCGGTGCATCTTTCCAACCTCCATCCGTTCGCACCCCACGGATGGCACGGCATCGTCGCCGGAACGGCACTCGTCTTCTACGCATACATCGGCTTCGACACCGTCACGGTTGCGTCGGAGGAGGCGCACGATCCGGTCAAACACGTTCCCCTGGGCATCATCCTCGCGTTGGTCATCGGCGGACTGCTCTACGTCGCGATCGCGTTTGCCACCGTCGGCGCCATTTCCGTGGGAAAGCTGAGCGACGGCGCCGCGATGCTCGATGCGCTCGAGGCCGCAACCAAGAATCCGATCGCATTTTGGCTCGTAGCCTTGGGCGGCATCGCCGGGAATACGACCGTCATGCTCACCTCGCTGCTCGGCCAAGTGCGCATTTTCTACGTGATGTCGCGCGACCGGCTGTTGCCGCATGCGGTTGCCGCGATCCATCCACGCTTTCGCACGCCGGTCCGGATGACGCTTATCACGGGCGGATTGGTGGCGGTTCTCGCCGCCACGTTGCCGCTGGCGGCACTCCTCGACTTCGTCAACATCGGCACGCTGAGCGCCTTTGCAATCGTCTGTATCGGCGTGTTGGTTCTGCGCATCGTACAGCCCGACGCGCACCGCCCCTTTCGGGCGCCGCTCGTGTGGGTGTTCACGCTGCTGGGCGCCGCCTCGTGTCTCTATCTGATTACCGGCCTCTCGTTGCCCACGTGGATTCGCTTTCTGGTCTGGTTCGCGGTCGGCATCGCGATCTACGCGGTTTACGGATATAGAAAGAGCCATCTGCGCGCCGCCATGACTTCCGCTTCAAAAACGGGAACGAGCTGAGCGGCATATGCACATCATCGGAACGGCCGGACACGTCGATCACGGCAAATCATCGCTCGTCGCAGCCTTGACCGGCACCAATCCCGATCGCTGGGCCGAAGAGCAGTTGCGCGGTATGACGCTCGATCTCGGGTTCGCGCATCTGCAACTACCCGACGGAGTCGAAGCCGGCATCGTC includes the following:
- the gyrA gene encoding DNA gyrase subunit A is translated as MNNDIIQRVNVEDEMKESYLSYAMSVIASRALPDVRDGLKPVQRRILYAMREMGMEPNKQHRKCAGVIGEVLKSYHPHGDSSVYDALVRLAQDFTLRYPLIDGHGNFGSIDPDSPAAYRYTEARLARPATDILADIDKETVPFVNNFDNQGTEPTVLPGRFPQLLLNGSSGIAVGMATNIPPHNLNEIADAIVLLLDDPNADDDALCDIVHGPDFPTGGTILGQEAIRQAYKTGRGSVVIRGKAEIVEEKGRHKIVITEIPYQVYKGRIVEAIAEAHSEKRIQGIARLDDESNRKGMRVVVELQKSATPKVVLNQLFKHTPLQSSFGFNMLALVPVGEPRANGTVALEPRVLSLKQLLEFFIGHRKDVITRRTQYDLRKAEERAHLLEGYRIALDNIDEVIEIVRSSQTTDEAKTRLSERFSLSDIQAQAIVDMRLRTLVGLERQKIEDEYNELMKTIADLHDILGNERRVAQIIKGETLEIKKRYGDDRRTDVQPAENEISMEQLIPNTDVVVTYTVGGYIKRVSVDTFRTQNRGGRGVTGISNLKREDVVRNFFTTKTHDHVLFFTNKGRVYRLRGYEIPDTTRQARGTALVNLLTLPPGEHVTAVFPIDKFEGEKNLVMVTEQGVIKKTRLDEFANVRRNGLNAINLDEKDDLLAVDLSDGSRDIILGTRLGMAVHFNEKNVRAMGRNARGVKAMTLENGDTIIAMDIVEDERKEVLLVTSKAFGKRTPIEDYRHTSRGGKGVKAFAKEREDIGTVVDQIMVAPDDQLLMITSGNQVIRLKVGDIRKAGRSTKGVRLQRLGEGDEVIAITNMGKQAEQIEDITGEEIIPPAE
- the trxA gene encoding thioredoxin yields the protein MSALPDVTQSTFQAEVLQSSQPVLVDFWAPWCGPCKMLSPVVEKVAAANTGKAKFVKLNTDDNPSLAGQYQVSGIPCLILFKDGQPVDRIVGYVPENAISSMLSKHVA
- the selA gene encoding L-seryl-tRNA(Sec) selenium transferase; the encoded protein is MQALRELPAVHRLLDDPAIAPYEALVGRDALRDAIERELRRARGTRAVPAYAELVAQIGVRLEALAAQSLLPVINGTGIILHTNLGRAPLAREALDAAREIGSGYSNLEYDLLEGARGSRYARVTSLLREASGAGDALVVNNCAAAVLLILDTFAKGLEVIVSRNQLVEIGGGFRLPDVLERSGATLVEVGATNKVYLRDFERALSPKTALMMRSHPSNYSIEGFVHDVDAAELVALGGRVGVPIVEDLGGGALVDLGEYGLPRERTVRDAVGAGVALVAFSGDKLLGGPQAGIIVGAAPAVARLRSNPLLRALRVDKLTLAALAETLRLYRSRESRERIPFYAMLGASLDSLRARAGAYVEKIASAQIVESEAFVGGGALPKHGFPSIAVALPVASPQSVAARLRGGKPAVVARVDERGVLIDLRTIAPDQDVLAITALEGALR
- a CDS encoding aldehyde dehydrogenase family protein; translation: MKFPVFVAGEERAGDGTMAVHSPYDGKAVGEVAIAGTRDMEDAIASAVLAFNDCRQLPRYERQAILRRIAAALHERSDALVDLMIADSGKPRRFARIEVERAISTFSLAADEVTRGAGEVLPLDVAPSGVGYTAIASRRAIGPIGAISPFNFPLNLAAHKIAPAIAVGNPIVLKVPPQAPLSTLELARIVYASGWPKMGFSAMHAPVEIAQALATDERIAMLSFTGSSAVGWHLKSVSGRKRVALELGGNAAAIVCDDADIAWAAQRCALGAFAQAGQVCIKVQRIYVLRNKYEAFREALLRETRALAFGDPNDERTMVGPVIDARSAERIADWVAQAIAGGARVLCGNTWERRVMAPTLLEDTQPSMCVESEEVFGPVATLRPVDSLDEAFERTNATRFGLQAGIFTHDVRTIAAAFERLDVGGVIANDYPTLRIDNFPYGGVKESGFGREGVRYAMDEMTEMKSLVIRYR
- a CDS encoding amino acid permease, with amino-acid sequence MKHLFARQPLAWTQSDRDGPTLRRSLGWPALTAIGLGTMLGGIFPTIGAGAHAAGPAVILAYTLSGLVSLCVALCYAEFASMVPVAGSAYTYAYATLGEAVAWVIGWDLILEYGLSVAPTASSWSDYAQHLLANVGVVLPAWAQSGAIGSGRIDVIAALTVLAVTLLVAIGIRESAHFNGALVVFQVVTMVVFLAAVLPAVHLSNLHPFAPHGWHGIVAGTALVFYAYIGFDTVTVASEEAHDPVKHVPLGIILALVIGGLLYVAIAFATVGAISVGKLSDGAAMLDALEAATKNPIAFWLVALGGIAGNTTVMLTSLLGQVRIFYVMSRDRLLPHAVAAIHPRFRTPVRMTLITGGLVAVLAATLPLAALLDFVNIGTLSAFAIVCIGVLVLRIVQPDAHRPFRAPLVWVFTLLGAASCLYLITGLSLPTWIRFLVWFAVGIAIYAVYGYRKSHLRAAMTSASKTGTS